CGCTGAGGGAGGATCGGAGACAGGCGTTCGTCGAagggatgaaaaatattttcacgctCGGACTTGTTACTTCGTTGGTCATTTCCTCGTGATGTGGTGGAAGAAACATTTCACCACGTGGTGGTGAGACACAATTCGCTCCGCGCATATTTTTGCAAGTATTAACCGGACAGGTGCGTTTATCTTGAGTTGTGtatatttgaatttacaaaACTGGAAGCTGAATTGCTGCTCTTGCGCGCGGACGTATGCACGGAAATTAACGGCGCAGGAATGGTTTCACTTCTTGGGAACTTTGATGCTTTGGATACTTTTCCAGGTTCCAATGAAGTCTATCTAATTCGCTAGTCGAAGTGATTCCACTGGCGTTTCGTCGAAAGGTGATCGGTAAATGTTCATTTTTGGGAGGATGCAGTAAAGGTAATGTGAGACGCACGGTGAAACGCGAGAGACGGATAGGAGCGTCCCTGCGAGGTCAAAGGACGAAGATTCCTTCATCCACTTCCTGCGATATGGTCGTCGCTGGTGGTTGCGCGCCTCGGTTAGCACTTGGTGGACTAAAATAGCGAGTCAGCCGACCGCGAATATCCTTGATTAAACGCAAAAAAGCTTCGAGACCTACGCTCGCTTCGCGCTCTGGCCGTGGCTGCGTTTTTTCGCCACCCTCCGCCATCACGACGGTCGGGTTTGAGCGTGGAATTGGATTGGCCGTCTTTCCTCTCGTTCTCTTTCCCCTCTCGTCAGTTCTTTCCCTCCACGGACAGAAAGAAACGCTGCCAGTTCTGAAGCTTCTGGGGACTCGATTAGAGCCAGCATGCGACATCAGAAGCACATGAGCGCACACGTCTCTGGGCATCCCTTAAATTGTTGTACCTTGCTTCGACCAGCTTTGCTGCCCGTCGGTTCACCTGCCTGATGTTCCTACCGTATTTCACGCAGCTTGTAAATCAATCGTTTTCTCGCAAGGAAGTTGCAACCCAGATCTATGTCCCCCATAACGTCTACGGAAAACTATTCATCCCGTCAACGTGTCCTCTACGAGACGTCTACTTCTTGGTTTCTTCATAACGTCGATGACTCGGCGACTCCCAGGAATTGCGTCCGTAGACGTGGCTCTCTTCAGTCCTCAAGAATTCGAAAAGTCAACGCTATTTATTACTACACGGGGGTTGATATCGTAGATGTAGCTTAGTAATTGCTCTGAACTATTACACGGTATTGTAAGTAGTCACGTTGTAGGGGTGTAGGTTTATAATCAGGGATGACGGTGTACGAAACAATGTGCTCCAGCGTCTGAGCATGAAGAGCGAGTTGCGTGTGACAATTGGGGGTGATGTCGGAGCACGGTGATATATGGTTGAAGTGAGTTCGGGAAACGCCACGTGCCTCGCCACCTTGTACACGTTTCTGAGAGGATTACTGGTTTAATGCGACACATTAAACTGTGCTGCCACCGAAATCGTTTCAGAATCTTTTGACTCTAAGTATCTAGAATCTTTGGCCGAGCCCAATAATTCCTAGTTAAAGGATCCTCAGCTTTGCTTTGCGAAAAAGAGATCCTAGGGACATTATCGCGACACAACCAGCGCATTCGAAGTTGCCAGCAGATGGAAACGGTCGTCTACCCTTGAAGATTTCCTTCCCTCTTCGTGTTCAAGGGTAGCGTTGATCGTCGATAAACGAAATCTCTTCATTCTCGACGGCGAAGAAACATTCTCCGGCGCCGACGATAGGGGACGCCTAATATGTTGGCCTTGAAATCCATCCTCAAGCCGCGTTTCTAATGCAAACGTAAACATGGATCAGCTGATTGCATTTTTCCGCTCCAATCAGAAGGAACGAAACAATCAGTTCGACGTCCCAATATAAACGGGACCTTAATCCGACATGATGCGATGCTCTTGACAGTTCTACGATTCATTTAGTGTAGCGATGACTATGGTAAACTTTAGCTTTATTTTCTCGTTTATACTGATAAGTGTGTTCTTCAATGGTGTTCACAATTATCACGCCGTGGTCGTTATCCATGGCGTGCTCACGGGGAGCGAGAGTATGCAACTTATCAGCGATCGTATTCAGGCGGTAAGTGCATTTTTAGGAACGGGAAGGACGCTTCAGATGTCGCGTCTGCTCCAATTCAACGggtgaaaaaattgaaatcttcGAAATGAAATCTTAGATGCATCCTGGAACCCAAATTTACAATACACCAAGGTACGGGGGATGGAGCAGTTTGGAGCCGATGTGGAAGCAGGTCGATGAAATAGGGACCGATGTTATTTCTATCGGCGCCGCGTTTCCCGAGGGAATAAATTTAATCGGGTACAGTCAAGGTGGCTTGCTGGCTAGGGCCATACTGCAAAGATTCCCCGATCATAATGTGAGGAACTTTATCTCTTTGAGCTCGCCACAGGCAGGACAATATGGAAGTATGCGACCGCAGCGCCATTTTCGGAAACGAACAAAGGAGTTTGTATTTCAAATGTTTGTTTCGATTTTCAGCGCGATTCCTGCATTTATTTTTCCCGGATCTAGTGTGCGAGACCGCTTACGAGCTCTTTTACTCGAAAGTCGGCCAAAGTATCAGCATCGCTAATTATTGGAACGATCCTCATCGTCAGGTTTGTATGTCGtcttttttattgttgtttgttcaaagttttactagttttcattgttttttctttcgttattccGCAGCAATTATACTATAAGTACAGTCGATTTCTCCCGTATGTGAATAATGAAAGGAATACGACGAAATCCGAAAAATTTAAACGGGGTATTACCAAACTGAAGCACATGGTGCTCATTGGAAGTCCCGAGGACGGGGTAATTACTCCGTGGCAAAGCAGTCACTTCGGATTCTTCGATGCCAATGAAACTGTGATAGACATGCATAATAGATCTATTTATATGGACGATTCGATTGGATTAAAGACGCTAGAGGAGAGCGGCAGACTCACGCTCATTACAGTACCTAATGTTCCTCATTATGAGTGGCACAAAAATGTGTCTATAGTCGATGACTTTTTACTGCCATATTTAGATTAATACGAATCATTTAGAATTAAGAATTGACGTGTAACGCGGAGGGCAGTTCGCGTTAAGAAGCAAGACTTCGATAGATCATGACAAGACATGTAACTGTACAAATTTTTACAAATGACCAGAAGTTTTTGGATGTAATAAGGATCTGAATATTCTGTAAAGGGTATATAAAATCGGAGTATTCAAAGATAAGTAAATACCTCTTATACATATGTAAAACGAATTTTAGAGGCAGCTCAATAATATGATGcttatgtacatatttttatcttttattgcCAATAAATGTTTACTAGATACTTACAAAATTGGCTACAATACACTGTCATGCTTCTTTCTGAGTATACAttaagtttataaatttttatcttaaaattaggTTTCCTCGTAAATTGTTAAATCATTAACATAGCCTTGATGGAGATATTATCACACATGTTTTTAAATGCTGATTAcaggtatttaaaaatttttattgtgtGTAAAACGCGTGATAAGATCGAATGCCCATAGTGGCTGATCAGAAGGAACCATATGCCCAGCATTCCTTACCAGGACTTCTGTTAAATTATCAACTGTTTTTGTGTAACCTGCTAGCTCTTTACCAACCCACCATTGTTTTCTCTTggctgttttatatttttctgcaCCAGACCAGTCTAGATTACGTAAATAATTTTCTGTCAGAGGGTATGCAACAATAATATCAAGCTGACCATTGTATATTAAAACTTTGTAATGCTTAGTCAGGTCTGTTATCAATATTGCCAAAGACTGCATAACATCTCCTTTCAAGTGTTCTTCCACTGTTTTTGCTTCAACATTGAAGGAACAATTACCAACATGTATAGCTTTTCTAGATTCTGGCTTCTGAAGCCATTCTGACATATAGTCAGCCTTGCTAGGATCCTCATTGTACAAGTAATTGAAGTAGAAATCAAACCcagttaaatttttaaataatgatgGATAACCAATTAAGTCACCATCGAGTAACATATCAAACAGGCTGAAAgcatctatatattttttctctttaattagATTTCTACCCTGCTCCTCATACTTGTGGAACAAATCTCTGCCATTTGCATCAATTAATCCTAATTGATACAAATAGTCTCCATACAGCAACTGATTCTCTGGATCAGTTAATCCATTCCCAATTGCTAAAcccttcaaatttatttttgtttctgctTTGATATTAAAGTCTTTGATAGCATGGGATACAGCAGGTACATACTTTCCAGCATAAGATTCGCCAGTTACATAAAAATCATTGGTTTGAAGTTCAGGGAATAATGTAAAGAACTGAACCAATAATGTATGTACATCCCTTCCCACATGTGTTTCATTAGTTGCATACCCCTTCTCATTTTCAGTAAAACTAAACCCAGTACCAACAGGAttatcaatatataataaattatgtgaTTGATTCCAAGAGTATTTGCGTTTTTGAAGGGTTTTATTTGCATTGATAAAGAAAGGACCATTCTCCATAAATAAACCAAACATTGATGTTGCCCCAGGGCCACCTTGTAGCCATAACACTACAGGGGCTGTTTTTGGGTCGtgctatttaaaaataaaagtctcatttacattttaatatatttcctttGTTTCCCAGATTAGATAAGACTTAATCAGAATGGTAGATAACAACAATTGaaactaatattttaattctccGTATTATTACTTACCGCAGCAGGGAAGAACCAGAAGAATAAGTTCGAATTGTATTCTTTATTCACGGTAATGTAGCCAGCGTAACTGCTAACATCGTACATTTCTTTATTCTGTACAAGAGCTTTATTTCGAGCATCTTCTATATGACCGCTTTCAATCAATGGCGTCAAGAAGAGCGGCTCGCCGACATCAACATCGAATGGCAGTGGATATTGCTTCAATTTCGGATACATATTCGTGAATCCTCTTGCATTCTCAATAccaattgaaataaagaataaaaactgTAGAACTGATACTATTGTGGCCGTCATCTTTCACGTTAATAGTCACGATAAACCGTGACCTATCCAAACTTTCCCTTTCAATACTAAACGAGAACTGCGTCTAATTACACTTGAACGTGACCCGGATATCATGACCCCAAcggagaaaatgatttttcatattCTTCCCTACATCCTCCGCAGTTCGAAAGTACCGCCAGCGCCATCTGCAGCCGGAGGATCGTATCACTCTCGAATTAATCGAAGAATCATGTCGCCTGATAGAAGCACAGTGTAACGTCGAGCTCCATTTAATCGCATTTAATTGGAGAAGAAAATGATGTCCATTGATTTGGTatagtaaattttgttttatatttatccattaatatttttctatttataaacattgtattaTTCTTCGATATGCTTAGAATATTAGATGTATTCTATATCCTATCAGAACCTTAAGTTTCATTGGACTTAAGGCTACCTCATAAAAGCGAAAATAGTTAGTTTTACTTGTATCTTTTTACAGGAATAGAGAGCGTTCGATAGccttaaatatattacaatttgtaGCCTTTGTTGATACATTTAATTTTGCAACAAGAAAGATGAAACTTAAACATCCCCAGAATTCAAATCAGTACTATTTATAATGTAGATGGCGATGTAAGTTGTAACGAATCTGTGTCAGCTGACTTACCAAACAAGTTAATTTAAATCAGTTATTCATCGAGGTTCATGTCCGGTAATTTAACCGAAGGTTACTGGGGAATTGTTGCTATTTTTAACTCATCGAATACATAATGCCGTACACGATTGTGCCACAGTAAATAAACTTGTGCTGTTCTGATTGACTGGTGCAAACTAATTAAGGGCATTGAATTTGCACAATGAATATTCGTTTGAGGGTTCAAAATAATCTGTTTTGTTGGACATTGTGATTAAAAAGAAGGGAGAAACGGACTTGTGTTAAAGAGCTTTAAAAATCACTGTCaaatatacattattctttagccaattaagttttaataaagttcctaaggaaattgtatttttattcacACAGATATTGTGTGTCCCTTgttgttcaaataaaatatagtttatatacaaaaagaaaatgaatgacTCTTTCTTAGAAGACTTGGATTTGGTACCCACAGATACTAAAACTGTTAATACCCATACAATAGACAGACATATAACAACAAGAGCTGTTACATCCACTCCACTGCATCAGTTGCAATCAACTAAAGGAGACAATCTAAATCATAAAATTGAGCACCCTACATATGTTGAGAAACAATCAATTTTGAAAGAATACACcgcgaaagaaacaaagaaattaggagaacatgatacgAGAAAGCAACAGATGAAAGTTAAGATCtcagagaagagagaaagaacagTTAGTGACAGTAAATTGAAGCCCATTGAGAACAAAGTAAAACCTGATGATCATGAAATTAAAGATGACATCAGGTCAAGGGCTAGGGAGACAAGAGTAAGAATCAGTGACACTAAAGTCACATTCAAAGACCGTACTAGACGTTCTGGAAGTTATAAGGAAAATAATCAAGCATTGGATGCATGTGTTAAAGAAAATAGTAGACCTCCAGACAGTTCTAAGGAAGCTACTTCTCATGTAGAAGTCcctaaagaaaaaacaaaaagtcATGAGCCCGTTAAAAATCCAGATACCAAAGAAAGTGATTCTGCTGCTCTGCTTAATGATATTAGAGATATTGTGAGCATGCAAACAAAACAAGAGAGCTCAAAACTTTTGAGAGCAATGCAAGAATTACATTTCAATGCTCAAGCAAATTTGGTAAAGCAATTAATGATCCAAACagatgaattaattaatgaaatgcaTCCCACTAAAGATTCAAGTAAAATGAGGTGCTTAATAGAACAAAATGAGAGATTAAAGGAGGATATTGTTATTTTGCAAAAACAAAATGAGGAGCTGCAGAAAAAAGTAGAAGAATTGGAATTTCTGAAACAAGAAAACCTTACACTAAAGTTGAAATGCAAGGAGCTATTGAAATAGTAGCTGGAACTGCTAGGCTTTTTAACCTAGGGCAATCCTAgggtgaccctgagtgtttagGAAGTTGATGAAGAAATGATCCATTCCATTCTATTGCCTGCACACGTTTTCCTTACACAATACATTTGAAACTGTTATGTATTAAGTGATAATGATTAATTAGATTAATAAAAGACTatattttttactaatatttttaacctTTAAAAACGTATTATCCATGTTTAATATTCGTGTTCCCAAAATGGTTGAAATTGCATTGGTTTGTggttgatatatttattaaaagaaaattttttaatcgttttctGTACAAAACTGTTGAATAAACTACTTTTCACGGAACTGAGTTATGTATTCCCCATAGAAAAGATCATCGTTGAAATCATGGAAAAGAACAAAGTCGATCGATTTCgaacaatttatatttgaagaTACTTTTAAAAAGCGTATCGAGGTGACATGACAATGCTTTGACAAAATCTAGatcataaaatgtatatttacaaataatgatGCCATTGTGATATTAAATCTCTGTTAAATGTAAttcatacatgtacatataaaaCGAGCGTAAAACGCATGGCTAAATAGCCAGGTAATGTTCGAGCGACAGCTAAATGTTTCGACGATTAGAAAAGGTATAAAAGAGAACTAAGAATCGCGACGACGGCAGTTTCGGAGATATATGCTTGTTAATCCTCGAGgatttaacaatttcttctttatGTACGTAGATTGCGATCTTAAATGCAATATGCTAGgaaatgcacttcggtttaatCGTGAATCCtgataaatgataattaaaaacaaagcaCTATCTCTAGTACGATACGATGTATCACTCGAAGACTGCGAAATGTATAAAGCGTTTGTGACAAAATTATTTCCTCGTGTGACAGGCGTGTCATGATccgaatattaattatacattaataaatgctatataataaatattaaaataaaggtCTGTAAAAGGTTTGCAGTACGTTTCTGAAACAAAGACGGTAGAACGTATTCTTAAGTTCTTCATAAATCTTCAGCCGTTTCTTTGTTACTTCTTGTCATGTTAGTTTCTTCCTCGCGCCATCCCTATTCCgttatatacatattcatttacGATAGACTTTTTTTAGGTAGGAACAATCTCAACAAACACGGTGGTCGTAAATTCCTGAGTTTTTAAGAGCTTCCATGGCGTTCGCTGCGCCACCATTCGCAATCGCGCTACCTATTGTCTTCATTCCAAATTGTCAACGGTTTCCTCATATAAATTCTCTTGCACTTCATATAACAAAttacttataataattattataacattctcTGAAGTTTCTCGCTCGAAGTAGATTTTAATCGAGGACTAAAGCTTTCCGCCATTTTCTTCACAGTCTGATCATTCATTCCCTTCGAGAATCCGCTCGCACAGATTCGTCCCTGTCATCCTCAATTTCATCGCGGTCATCGTTATCATCATTTCGTTCACCTTCCTCGGGAGGTCTCGTCCACCTACAATCATGGTTatgttatttcaatgaaaattacgaAAAAAGATAGTTTGGTACAAGACCTGATCAACGTCTCCGGCGATCTGTAGAGGAATATTAATTTGGCGAACAAATCCTCCTCGAGGCACAATTCACCGCTCTCGCGAACCAAATAAATGTCCAAACACAGCCTGAGGATTCTATCCACATAAGGCAGATCGTCGAACATAATCTTTGGCGCCATGTCACTCACTATCTTCCTCATCATTTGACTTATAACTATTACTGCAGTAGTGTAAAGCCCTAAGATTCTGTAAAAGTATGGatgtattattaacattaataatcaaACGCGTTTAACATTTAACGCGAGAAAGTGAACTTATCGAATCCAAACGAATCGACTTcgtgcgacaaaatggcggtcgACGCGTCGATAAAGTTTCTTCAGACGTACCCGAAGCCGCTGATGAAGCTGAGTTCCTCCGGGAACGTTTTATCGTTGAATAAAAACATCATGATGTAGTCGCAATTGTTCAATGGCACGTCCTTTAGTCGTTGATTGTACAAATCGTCATCACAGACTTCTTTCACGACCCACCATTTTTGACGAGCGCAACAAGCTGCGTCTGTAGATAGGTGAAGATTGATGCTTCTGAAGAGATAACTGTTGTctgtttcaatttcttcttcatCCGGTGTATTTACTGAAAGATTTACTTAATGATCACTTCATTCGTCGGGTTTTGTGTACCTTATTACTTACTCGGTTGCATTAATTGAGGTACAACGTCGGTCGTTAAACTAGTCACTTTCAAGAACTTCGGGAAAGCATTAGGCAATGTTATAGTGCCACTGTGGGCTGTTGAATTATCAGTTGATAGCATGTTTGCCAGTTTCAGCCTTACGGGATTAAATTCTCCATCAACGAAAGGTGGCAACTGAATATCCCGCAACTTCGTTGTCACCTCGCTAGCATCTTTAGCGTACGTCTTCCGCGACACTGTCCATTCCACGTGGATTACCACGGTGGTACTATTATCCTCTAGCTCAAACTTCAGTCTGTAATAAAGAAcgttatttaatcaaattaaacgtACAAAACTTTCttacttgttttattttaattatattgtaccGAAGGATTCTTCCATAGCAATACATAATTCTCTCACCTTTGCAAGTCTGGCGGTGATATGCTCCACAATTTCCGAGAAAATCCGCTTAGTCTAACTGCAGCTACATCCGAATGAATATAATTCTCCAGGAAAGTGACGGCTGGTCTGTCCTTCGCATATAAATCCGTGAACTTTTTGTACTGGGCTGGACTGTATCCAACAATAGAGCTAGTTTGAGCGGACATTGAGTAGATCGGCTCGTACGGACCGATTCGTATCTTCATAGAAACATCGTAAGGCAAATTCGAGTCGCCGACAGTGCCACCGAGCGCGAACAATAGCAGAGGGAACCAAATGAGACCGATTATGAGGAACAAAGCACCTCCACCGACTAAATATTTGCTCATTTGCTTCTTCTTTACACCTCTCGGTTGCGGGAAATCAGCTTCCACTCCTCTCATACACTAAGCAATGTATTTATCATtcgtttttttataattctcaCGTGTAACATTGTACAACATACCTTGATTTGATAAATACTGGCGAAAATGTCCTCCATTTTGAACCAGTCCATTATTGTCATGGACGTGTCGGTCCAAATCCAGTCCATCACTGCTCTCAG
This is a stretch of genomic DNA from Nomia melanderi isolate GNS246 chromosome 1, iyNomMela1, whole genome shotgun sequence. It encodes these proteins:
- the LOC143175298 gene encoding uncharacterized protein LOC143175298; this translates as MNDSFLEDLDLVPTDTKTVNTHTIDRHITTRAVTSTPLHQLQSTKGDNLNHKIEHPTYVEKQSILKEYTAKETKKLGEHDTRKQQMKVKISEKRERTVSDSKLKPIENKVKPDDHEIKDDIRSRARETRVRISDTKVTFKDRTRRSGSYKENNQALDACVKENSRPPDSSKEATSHVEVPKEKTKSHEPVKNPDTKESDSAALLNDIRDIVSMQTKQESSKLLRAMQELHFNAQANLVKQLMIQTDELINEMHPTKDSSKMRCLIEQNERLKEDIVILQKQNEELQKKVEELEFLKQENLTLKLKCKELLK
- the LOC116424855 gene encoding venom serine carboxypeptidase; this encodes MTATIVSVLQFLFFISIGIENARGFTNMYPKLKQYPLPFDVDVGEPLFLTPLIESGHIEDARNKALVQNKEMYDVSSYAGYITVNKEYNSNLFFWFFPAAHDPKTAPVVLWLQGGPGATSMFGLFMENGPFFINANKTLQKRKYSWNQSHNLLYIDNPVGTGFSFTENEKGYATNETHVGRDVHTLLVQFFTLFPELQTNDFYVTGESYAGKYVPAVSHAIKDFNIKAETKINLKGLAIGNGLTDPENQLLYGDYLYQLGLIDANGRDLFHKYEEQGRNLIKEKKYIDAFSLFDMLLDGDLIGYPSLFKNLTGFDFYFNYLYNEDPSKADYMSEWLQKPESRKAIHVGNCSFNVEAKTVEEHLKGDVMQSLAILITDLTKHYKVLIYNGQLDIIVAYPLTENYLRNLDWSGAEKYKTAKRKQWWVGKELAGYTKTVDNLTEVLVRNAGHMVPSDQPLWAFDLITRFTHNKNF
- the Ppt2 gene encoding palmitoyl-protein thioesterase 2, with protein sequence MTMVNFSFIFSFILISVFFNGVHNYHAVVVIHGVLTGSESMQLISDRIQAMHPGTQIYNTPRYGGWSSLEPMWKQVDEIGTDVISIGAAFPEGINLIGYSQGGLLARAILQRFPDHNVRNFISLSSPQAGQYGTRFLHLFFPDLVCETAYELFYSKVGQSISIANYWNDPHRQQLYYKYSRFLPYVNNERNTTKSEKFKRGITKLKHMVLIGSPEDGVITPWQSSHFGFFDANETVIDMHNRSIYMDDSIGLKTLEESGRLTLITVPNVPHYEWHKNVSIVDDFLLPYLD